In one Rhodococcus sp. B50 genomic region, the following are encoded:
- the infA gene encoding translation initiation factor IF-1: MAKKDGAIEVEGRVIEPLPNAMFRIELENGHKVLAHISGKMRQHYIRILPEDRVVVELSPYDLTRGRIVYRYK, from the coding sequence ATGGCTAAGAAAGACGGGGCAATCGAGGTCGAGGGCCGGGTAATCGAACCGCTGCCCAATGCGATGTTCCGCATCGAGCTGGAGAACGGGCACAAGGTTCTCGCCCACATCAGCGGAAAGATGCGTCAGCACTACATTCGTATCCTTCCCGAGGACCGCGTTGTCGTGGAGCTTTCTCCCTACGACCTCACGCGTGGACGCATCGTCTACCGCTACAAGTAA
- the rpmJ gene encoding 50S ribosomal protein L36, giving the protein MKVQPSVKKICEKCKVIRRNGRVMVICENLRHKQRQG; this is encoded by the coding sequence GTGAAGGTTCAGCCTAGCGTCAAGAAGATCTGCGAGAAGTGCAAGGTGATCCGTCGTAACGGGCGGGTCATGGTGATCTGCGAGAACCTGCGCCACAAGCAGCGTCAGGGCTAG
- the rpsM gene encoding 30S ribosomal protein S13 translates to MARLAGVDLPREKRMEIALTYIYGIGRTRSKEILEATGVSPDLRSKDLTDEDLAKLREYIEESYKVEGDLRREVQADIRRKIEIGCYQGLRHRRGLPVRGQRTKTNARTRKGPKRTVAGKKK, encoded by the coding sequence ATGGCACGTCTCGCAGGTGTCGATCTTCCCCGCGAAAAGCGGATGGAGATCGCACTCACGTACATCTACGGCATCGGCCGTACCCGCTCCAAGGAGATCCTCGAGGCCACCGGCGTCAGCCCGGACCTGCGCAGCAAGGATCTGACGGACGAGGACCTCGCCAAGCTCCGCGAGTACATCGAGGAGAGCTACAAGGTCGAGGGTGACCTCCGTCGCGAGGTTCAGGCGGACATCCGCCGCAAGATCGAGATCGGCTGCTACCAGGGCCTGCGACACCGTCGTGGTCTGCCCGTGCGTGGACAGCGCACCAAGACCAACGCCCGCACCCGTAAGGGTCCGAAGCGCACCGTCGCAGGAAAGAAGAAGTAA